In Deltaproteobacteria bacterium, one genomic interval encodes:
- a CDS encoding PilZ domain-containing protein, whose product MCARPKKEKRLFPRKPIRTQVVFENEDSEGVLYFFSTDISLGGIFIESDIPIKVGTQVFLRFSVDEKSRPIQATGEVVRVMRDSSELSAQKKIGIGIRFLYLHPLDKETIENFLAI is encoded by the coding sequence ATGTGTGCTAGGCCCAAAAAAGAAAAGCGTTTATTTCCACGTAAACCCATTCGTACTCAGGTTGTTTTTGAAAACGAAGATAGTGAGGGTGTACTTTACTTTTTTTCCACGGATATAAGCCTCGGGGGTATTTTCATAGAAAGCGACATTCCCATTAAGGTGGGTACGCAGGTATTTTTAAGATTTAGTGTCGATGAAAAATCAAGACCTATTCAAGCCACCGGTGAAGTGGTGAGGGTGATGCGCGATTCGAGCGAGTTAAGTGCGCAAAAGAAAATAGGGATAGGGATTCGGTTCCTCTACTTACATCCCCTCGACAAAGAAACCATCGAAAATTTCTTAGCCATATAG